A genomic segment from Nicotiana tabacum cultivar K326 chromosome 7, ASM71507v2, whole genome shotgun sequence encodes:
- the LOC107807777 gene encoding uncharacterized protein LOC107807777, with amino-acid sequence MGHKKRKRGERATTHPRNKYFDNPPDFSVLASKYSTFAPYVFYSGDGRRPKIDWTDFNATRELTRVLLHHDHGLNWWIPDGQLCPTVPNRSNYIHWIEDLLSSDIVPKVQDDRNCIRGFDIGTGANCIYPLLGASLMGWKFVGSDVTDVALEWAEKNLKSNPHLSELIEIRRVNMENPSSSKEKLNDEPGKYGQCKDVDFDNADAALIGPSPPSHLPVHPGVGKIYNGPPILVGVVKDGEKFDFCMCNPPFFETMEEAGLNPKTSCGGTMQEMVCPGGENAFITRIIEDSVQLRESFRWYTSMVGRKTNLKVLISKLWEVGATIVKTTDFVQGQTCRWGLAWSFLPLSKKMVPSHVAEKNNMSFMLEGLQRHQSAIDVLQSVESYFCSIGASSKLDSASFNVDVTLSGKQCKSIMKTRSQNGNEQDIPISANYCSGQLNDMRLRVSVFQQIPGTLLVRGSLLQKEIPVSGAFSFIFQQLQEVLKSKFSKSTR; translated from the exons ATGGGGCACAAGAAGAGGAAGAGAGGGGAGAGAGCCACTACCCATCCCCGTAACAAGTACTTTGATAACCCACCAGATTTCTCCGTCTTGGCCTCTAAATACTCTACCTTTGCACCTTACGTTTTCTATTCAGGTGATGGTCGTCGACCAAAAATTGATTGGACTGACTTCAATGCTACACGTGAACTCACCAGAGTTCTGCTCCACCATGATCATGGCCTCAATTG GTGGATTCCTGATGGACAACTTTGCCCTACAGTCCCCAACAGATCTAACTATATTCATTGGATTGAAGATCTTCTGTCATCGGACATCGTTCCTAAAGTTCAAGATGACAGAAACTGTATTAGGGGTTTTGATATAGGAACGGGAGCTAATTGCATTTACCCTCTTCTCGGTGCATCTCTTATGGGTTGGAAGTTTGTTGGCTCTG ATGTTACCGACGTAGCTTTAGAGTGGGCAGAGAAAAATCTTAAAAGTAATCCTCATCTTTCTGAATTGATTGAAATCAGAAGAGTTAACATGGAAAACCCATCATCTTCCAAGGAAAAGCTGAATGATGAACCAGGAAAATATGGCCAATGTAAAGACGTAGACTTCGACAATGCAGATGCTGCTCTCATTGGACCTTCACCTCCTTCTCATCTCCCAGTGCACCCAGGTGTAGGAAAAATTTACAATGGACCTCCTATACTTGTCGGCGTAGTCAAGGATGGGGAAAAATTCGATTTTTGTATGTGCAACCCTCCATTTTTTGAGACGATGGAGGAAGCTGGATTAAATCCAAAGACTTCTTGTGGCGGGACTATGCAGGAGATGGTTTGTCCTGGTGGAGAGAATGCTTTTATTACTCGTATTATTGAGGATAGTGTTCAGTTAAGGGAATCCTTTCG GTGGTACACCTCAATGGTTGGAAGAAAAACTAACCTAAAGGTACTTATATCAAAGCTTTGGGAGGTTGGAGCAACAATAGTGAAGACAACTGACTTTGTGCAAGGCCAGACATGCCGATGGGGTCTTGCCTGGTCATTTCTCCCTCTTTCCAAGAAGATGGTACCATCCCACGTGGCTGAGAAGAATAACATGTCGTTCATGCTTGAG GGTCTGCAGCGCCATCAGAGTGCCATTGATGTATTGCAATCAGTGGAATCCTATTTCTGTAGTATTGGTGCATCCTCTAAATTAGACTCTGCCTCGTTTAATGTTGAT GTAACTTTGTCAGGCAAGCAATGCAAGTCTATCATGAAGACCCGGTCACAGAATGGAAACGAACAGGATATACCAATATCTGCAAATTATTGCTCTGGCCAACTGAATGACATGCGTCTGCGTGTTTCT GTCTTCCAGCAGATACCAGGGACACTTCTGGTGAGGGGATCATTGCTCCAGAAAGAGATCCCTGTATCAG GGGCATTTTCTTTTATATTCCAGCAATTACAGGAAGTTTTGAAAAGCAAATTCAGTAAAAGCACCAGATGA